The Lycium barbarum isolate Lr01 chromosome 10, ASM1917538v2, whole genome shotgun sequence genome includes a region encoding these proteins:
- the LOC132613047 gene encoding uncharacterized protein LOC132613047 — protein sequence MKRDIVDFVSWCLKYEHQKPSGVIQRIPIPKWKWERIAMDFLVGFPRTLGKFDAIWVIVDSLTKSAHFIPKELGTRVELSTTFHPQKDGQSKWTIQVRPLGTDLLRDSLDKVKLIQGRFLTAQSRQKHYANQKHIGEVAYELALPLNLSGGHPVFHVSVLMKYLSDGSHVILWASVLLNQNLTFEEEPIAILDRQVRKFKSKEITLVKVQWMHRPVE from the exons atgaagagggacatagtggATTTCGTATCTTGGTGTttgaagtatgagcaccagaagcccagtGGTGTGATTCAGAGGATACCCATACCCAAGTGGAAGTGGGAGCGGATTGCTATGGACTTTTTGGTAGGATTTCCACGTACTTTGGGCAAATTTGATGctatttgggtcattgtggatAGTTTGACCAAGTCTGCCCATTTCATTCCA AAGGAGTTGGGCACTAGAGTGGagcttagtacaacttttcacccccaGAAGGATGGTCAGTCTAAatggactattcag GTTAGGCCTTTGGGTACAGATTTGTTAAGGGATTCTTTGGATAAGGTGAAGTTGATTCAGGGAAGATTTCTcacagctcagagtagacaaaaacATTATGCGAACCAGAAG CATATTGGggaggtagcttatgaattggctTTACCTTTGAATCTTTCAGGTGgtcacccagtctttcatgtttcagtGCTGATGAAATACCTTTCGGATGGTTCTCATGTGATTTTGTGGGCTTCGGTGTTGCTTAATCAGAATCTGACTTTTGAGGAGGAGCCGATAGCTATTTTGGACAGACAGGTTCGGAAGTTCAAATCGAAAGAAATAACTTTAGTGAAAGTGCAATGGATGCATCGTCCAGTTGAATAG